One part of the Candidatus Alcyoniella australis genome encodes these proteins:
- a CDS encoding multiheme c-type cytochrome: MRRWPSGLVLIVAMICAALFVQAQEAPQNTAPYSSNTQLCLDCHSLETPGIVQDWMHSRHARISPATALEQPVNQRRISAARVPDELENTAVGCYECHGLRADQHPDSVEHFGLRISSIVTPTDCAVCHPLELEQYAKSKMGNAWGNLAKNSLFTALVNTIDSPKRLREGELQQLTATDQTKAENCFACHGTKVTFTGTVAVQTDYGEQLRPQYVGWPSNGVGRINPDGSMGSCSSCHPRHGFSIEIARKPHTCGQCHLEPDVPAYNVYLESKHGNIYSSLKQDYDFDAVPWTVGRDFRAPTCAVCHASALQTPEGTLVVERTHDFGSRLWVRIFGLIYAHPQPVLGDTSKIRNADGLSLPTTFDNRPASGFLINEQTADQRQAQMQSLCSLCHGTTHVAGHFARLENTIAETDQMVATATGLMVHAWELGLADKTNPFDEALEIKWISQWLFYASSVRYASAMSGPDYAGFKNGWWYLSKNLREMDKQIKCSETKAK, encoded by the coding sequence ATGAGACGTTGGCCTAGCGGATTGGTCTTGATCGTTGCCATGATCTGTGCGGCGCTGTTCGTCCAGGCCCAAGAGGCGCCGCAGAACACTGCGCCCTACAGCTCCAACACACAGCTCTGCCTTGATTGCCACAGCCTGGAGACCCCGGGCATCGTGCAGGACTGGATGCACAGCCGCCACGCCCGAATCTCGCCCGCAACGGCTTTGGAGCAGCCTGTCAACCAGCGCCGGATCTCGGCCGCGCGCGTGCCCGACGAGCTTGAGAACACGGCCGTGGGCTGCTACGAGTGCCATGGATTGCGCGCGGACCAGCATCCGGACAGCGTTGAGCATTTCGGCCTGCGCATCAGCAGCATCGTCACTCCGACGGACTGCGCCGTGTGCCATCCGCTGGAACTGGAGCAGTACGCCAAATCCAAGATGGGCAACGCCTGGGGCAACCTGGCCAAGAACTCGCTGTTCACGGCGTTGGTCAACACCATCGACAGCCCCAAGCGCCTGCGCGAGGGCGAGCTGCAACAGCTCACCGCCACCGACCAGACCAAGGCCGAGAACTGCTTTGCCTGCCACGGCACCAAGGTTACGTTCACCGGTACGGTTGCGGTCCAGACCGACTACGGCGAGCAGTTGCGGCCGCAATACGTGGGTTGGCCCAGCAACGGGGTCGGCCGCATCAATCCCGACGGCTCAATGGGTTCGTGCAGCTCCTGCCATCCGCGACACGGTTTCTCGATCGAGATCGCGCGCAAGCCGCACACCTGCGGCCAGTGCCACCTCGAGCCCGACGTGCCGGCCTACAACGTCTATCTGGAGTCCAAGCACGGCAACATCTACAGCTCGCTGAAACAGGATTATGATTTCGACGCCGTGCCCTGGACCGTGGGCCGCGACTTTCGCGCGCCGACCTGCGCCGTATGCCATGCCAGCGCGCTGCAAACCCCGGAGGGCACGCTGGTCGTGGAGCGCACCCACGATTTCGGCTCGCGGCTGTGGGTGCGGATCTTCGGCCTAATCTACGCCCATCCTCAGCCGGTGCTCGGCGACACATCCAAGATCCGCAACGCCGACGGGCTGTCGCTGCCCACGACTTTCGACAACCGTCCGGCCTCGGGATTTCTGATCAACGAGCAAACCGCGGATCAACGCCAGGCGCAGATGCAGTCGCTGTGCTCGCTGTGTCATGGGACCACGCATGTTGCCGGACATTTCGCCAGGCTCGAGAACACCATCGCCGAGACCGATCAGATGGTGGCCACGGCCACCGGGCTGATGGTCCACGCCTGGGAGTTGGGGTTGGCCGACAAGACCAATCCCTTTGACGAGGCGTTGGAGATCAAGTGGATCTCCCAGTGGCTGTTCTACGCCAGCTCCGTGCGCTATGCCTCGGCCATGTCCGGGCCGGATTACGCGGGATTTAAAAACGGCTGGTGGTACCTGTCGAAGAACCTGCGCGAGATGGACAAACAGATCAAATGTTCCGAAACCAAGGCTAAGTAG